The Candidatus Woesearchaeota archaeon genome has a window encoding:
- a CDS encoding endonuclease NucS: MELLDVIEQVNESLSRGEFICLFCHCGVTYSGRAESYLDFGDRLIMIKQDRSVLIHQPEGGNPINYLRPPAQVSFNLEYGVEHEYILFRASCKEDEIDVEITKVYDLFSQRLEDGQKQDLSGNEAEMSDMIRDQPTLVRPDFQPLSREEHTKYGFIDVFGHLGDGTLAIVECKRYTAGLAAVTQLRRYVEKVKLDKGIDKVTGIMASPAITSNAFDMMKDWGFSYARVEPPKRNVRGKKRQKKIDHFF, translated from the coding sequence ATGGAACTTCTTGATGTTATCGAGCAGGTTAATGAAAGCCTTTCTCGAGGAGAATTTATTTGCTTATTTTGTCATTGCGGGGTCACGTATAGTGGCCGAGCTGAAAGCTATTTAGATTTTGGTGATAGACTTATCATGATAAAACAAGATAGGTCCGTTCTTATTCACCAACCAGAAGGAGGTAATCCTATTAATTATCTACGGCCGCCAGCTCAAGTGAGTTTTAATTTGGAATATGGGGTTGAACATGAATATATTCTTTTTCGAGCAAGTTGCAAGGAAGATGAAATAGATGTAGAAATTACTAAAGTTTATGACTTATTTTCGCAGCGACTTGAAGATGGACAAAAACAAGACCTTTCAGGCAATGAAGCGGAAATGAGCGATATGATCCGTGATCAACCAACACTTGTACGACCAGATTTTCAGCCACTTAGTCGAGAAGAACACACGAAATATGGATTTATTGATGTATTTGGACATCTAGGCGACGGCACACTTGCGATAGTTGAATGTAAGAGATATACTGCAGGACTTGCAGCAGTCACGCAGCTTCGGCGTTATGTTGAGAAAGTAAAACTGGACAAAGGAATAGATAAAGTAACTGGAATTATGGCTTCGCCTGCAATTACAAGTAATGCCTTTGACATGATGAAAGATTGGGGTTTTAGTTATGCACGCGTTGAACCCCCTAAACGAAACGTACGAGGAAAAAAACGACAGAAAAAAATTGATCACTTTTTTTGA